In the Colwellia sp. 20A7 genome, one interval contains:
- the yacG gene encoding DNA gyrase inhibitor YacG, whose product MTLKVPCPNCTKEVVWEASSEYRPFCSKRCQLIDLGEWAEENHKISQTISGATPLTEDMLDAMEDEFLLNNKFFVEPE is encoded by the coding sequence ATGACTTTAAAAGTACCTTGCCCGAACTGCACCAAAGAAGTTGTTTGGGAAGCAAGCAGCGAATACCGTCCTTTCTGTAGTAAACGATGTCAATTAATTGATTTAGGTGAATGGGCTGAAGAAAACCATAAAATCAGCCAGACGATATCAGGAGCAACACCGTTAACCGAAGATATGCTTGATGCAATGGAAGATGAGTTCTTATTGAATAATAAATTTTTTGTAGAGCCTGAATAA
- the secA gene encoding preprotein translocase subunit SecA codes for MFVNLLTKIFGSRNDRLIKKMDKEVKKINALEPILEALSDDELKDKTSEFKERLSKGETLDQVLPEAFAVVREASKRVFDMRHFDVQMIGGMVLNDGKIAEMRTGEGKTLTATLPSYLNALTGNGVHVITVNDYLATRDADWCRPLFEFLGLTVGCNIAGMAPQQKQAAYQADITYGTNNEFGFDYLRDNMVFSPEERTQKKLNFAIIDEVDSILIDEARTPLVISGQAEDSSELYKAINMVVPVLEVQNEEDKDADTGQSEDFVEGDFTIDEKAKQIYLTERGQIHIEEIMVEKGLLQEGDTLFSAANITLLHHVMAALRAHKLFQKDVDYILKDGEIVIVDEHTGRTMEGRRWSEGLHQAVEAKEGVKIQNENQTLASITFQNFFRIYEKLSGMTGTADTEAFEFQHIYGLETVIVPTHRPMIRKDMADLIYLTAEEKFEAILEDIKDCVKRGQPVLVGTISIETSEFLSDFLKKEKIKHKVLNAKFHEQEAEIVADAGKEFAVTIATNMAGRGTDIVLGGNLSAAIAELSKGNKEPTEEQIAKVKEQWKIDHEHVLALGGLKIIATERHESRRIDNQLRGRSGRQGDAGATRFYLSMEDSLMRIFASERISNMMRKLGMEHGEAIEHPWVTRSIENAQRKVEGRNFDMRKQLLEYDDVANDQRGVIYEQRNELLDEADIGDVVDNIRGDVINSVIDQHIPRQSLVEMWNVTGLEEQLKGEFNTNLPISQWIEEDKKLHEESLREKIVTEFDKTYKDKEEVVGAEVLRQFEKAVMLQSLDSHWKEHLAAMDHLRQGIGLRAHAQKNPKQEYKRESFQLFTEMLDNLKYDVVGILSKVQIQAESDVEAVEEQHRKAEVPAEFQHQSAEGIEEKAVPRVGRNELCPCGSGKKYKQCHGKLT; via the coding sequence ATGTTTGTAAATTTGTTGACAAAAATATTTGGCAGTCGTAATGATCGACTAATCAAAAAAATGGACAAAGAAGTAAAGAAGATAAATGCGTTAGAGCCCATTCTAGAAGCATTAAGTGATGATGAATTAAAAGACAAAACAAGTGAATTTAAAGAGCGATTGTCTAAGGGCGAAACGTTAGATCAAGTTTTACCTGAAGCATTTGCTGTTGTACGTGAAGCCAGTAAACGTGTTTTTGACATGCGACATTTTGATGTGCAAATGATTGGTGGCATGGTATTAAATGATGGCAAAATTGCTGAAATGCGTACTGGTGAAGGTAAAACCTTAACAGCAACCTTACCATCTTACTTAAATGCGTTAACGGGTAATGGCGTTCATGTTATTACAGTGAATGATTATTTGGCAACGCGTGATGCTGACTGGTGTCGTCCGTTATTTGAATTTTTAGGGCTTACAGTAGGCTGTAATATTGCCGGTATGGCACCACAACAGAAGCAAGCTGCATATCAAGCTGATATAACTTATGGTACCAATAACGAATTTGGTTTTGATTACTTACGTGACAATATGGTGTTTTCACCAGAAGAGCGTACACAGAAAAAACTAAACTTTGCAATTATTGATGAGGTTGACTCAATCTTAATTGATGAAGCACGTACTCCACTTGTTATTTCAGGACAAGCAGAAGATAGCTCTGAACTATACAAAGCAATCAATATGGTAGTACCTGTACTTGAAGTACAAAATGAAGAAGACAAAGACGCAGATACTGGCCAGTCTGAAGACTTCGTTGAAGGTGATTTCACTATCGACGAAAAAGCAAAGCAGATATACCTGACCGAACGTGGCCAAATTCATATCGAAGAAATTATGGTGGAAAAAGGTTTGTTGCAAGAAGGCGACACCCTGTTTTCAGCGGCAAACATAACGCTTTTACATCATGTAATGGCAGCGCTACGTGCTCATAAATTATTCCAAAAAGATGTAGATTACATTTTAAAAGATGGTGAAATTGTCATTGTTGATGAACACACCGGTCGTACAATGGAAGGTCGTCGTTGGTCTGAAGGTTTACATCAAGCTGTTGAAGCAAAAGAAGGCGTAAAAATTCAAAACGAAAACCAAACACTTGCTTCTATCACTTTCCAAAATTTCTTTAGAATATATGAGAAATTGTCAGGCATGACGGGTACCGCAGACACTGAAGCTTTTGAATTTCAACATATTTACGGCCTAGAAACAGTTATTGTTCCAACGCATCGCCCTATGATCCGAAAAGATATGGCTGATTTAATATACTTAACTGCAGAAGAAAAGTTTGAAGCTATTCTCGAAGATATTAAAGATTGCGTTAAACGTGGCCAGCCAGTATTGGTTGGTACTATTTCTATTGAAACATCAGAATTTCTTTCAGACTTCCTTAAGAAAGAAAAAATTAAACACAAAGTACTAAATGCTAAGTTCCATGAACAAGAAGCTGAAATTGTTGCCGATGCAGGTAAAGAGTTTGCCGTAACTATTGCTACTAACATGGCTGGTCGTGGTACCGATATTGTACTTGGTGGTAATTTAAGTGCTGCAATTGCCGAGTTATCTAAAGGTAATAAAGAGCCGACAGAAGAACAAATTGCAAAAGTAAAAGAGCAATGGAAAATTGACCACGAACACGTACTTGCATTAGGTGGCTTAAAAATCATCGCTACTGAGCGTCATGAATCACGTCGTATAGATAACCAATTACGTGGTCGTTCAGGTCGTCAAGGTGATGCTGGTGCAACACGATTCTATCTTTCTATGGAAGATTCATTAATGCGAATTTTCGCCTCTGAACGTATTTCAAATATGATGCGTAAATTAGGCATGGAGCATGGTGAAGCAATTGAACATCCTTGGGTGACTCGTAGTATCGAAAATGCTCAACGTAAAGTTGAAGGCCGTAACTTCGATATGCGTAAACAGTTATTAGAATATGATGATGTTGCTAATGACCAACGTGGCGTAATTTACGAACAACGTAACGAATTACTTGATGAAGCTGATATTGGTGACGTTGTTGATAATATCAGAGGTGATGTAATCAATAGTGTTATTGACCAGCATATCCCGCGTCAATCATTAGTCGAAATGTGGAATGTTACGGGCTTAGAAGAACAGCTTAAAGGTGAATTTAATACTAATTTACCTATCTCACAGTGGATTGAAGAAGATAAAAAGTTACACGAAGAAAGCTTACGTGAGAAAATTGTTACTGAATTCGATAAGACCTACAAAGACAAAGAAGAAGTGGTTGGTGCTGAAGTACTTCGTCAATTTGAAAAAGCAGTTATGTTACAAAGCTTAGATTCACATTGGAAAGAGCATTTAGCGGCTATGGATCATCTACGTCAAGGTATTGGTTTACGTGCTCATGCACAGAAAAATCCTAAGCAAGAATATAAGCGCGAGTCATTCCAATTATTTACTGAAATGTTAGATAACTTAAAATATGACGTTGTTGGTATTCTATCAAAAGTACAAATACAGGCAGAGTCTGATGTTGAAGCGGTAGAAGAACAACATAGAAAAGCAGAAGTACCGGCTGAATTTCAGCACCAAAGTGCTGAAGGAATAGAAGAGAAGGCTGTTCCTCGTGTTGGACGTAATGAATTGTGTCCTTGTGGCTCAGGTAAGAAATACAAACAGTGTCATGGTAAATTGACTTAA
- the zapD gene encoding cell division protein ZapD, whose product MTTILYEHPLNERIRHYLKLEQLFKQVESCPASDILTCHQVFFNSLFSIIDVLDRSDIRGELVKDLEKLQQNLVVWSQAPDIDTTALEFNLKTSVALVSQLRIGSQAWCQLKEDVLLASLRQRFAIKGGSCSFDLPQLNFWLHQPEAIINKSITQWLSLLNNIKGALVLILRFIRQRASFKCIETESGFYQDNGEGLLLLRIKLAQDAQYFPTISGNRFRYSIRFMLPCEQNGRRYSNQATKFELARC is encoded by the coding sequence ATGACAACTATTTTATATGAACACCCTCTTAATGAACGTATTCGTCACTATTTAAAACTTGAGCAACTGTTCAAGCAAGTTGAGAGTTGCCCTGCTTCAGATATACTTACCTGTCATCAAGTCTTTTTTAATTCATTATTTTCTATTATCGATGTACTTGATCGTAGTGATATTCGAGGCGAATTAGTTAAAGATTTAGAAAAATTACAGCAAAACTTAGTCGTATGGTCTCAAGCACCAGATATAGATACTACAGCGTTAGAGTTCAATTTAAAGACATCTGTTGCCTTAGTAAGTCAACTTAGAATAGGAAGTCAAGCGTGGTGCCAATTAAAAGAAGATGTATTATTGGCGAGCTTGAGACAACGCTTTGCGATAAAAGGAGGCAGCTGTAGTTTTGATCTACCTCAATTAAACTTTTGGCTTCATCAACCCGAAGCGATTATTAATAAAAGTATTACCCAATGGTTATCACTACTCAATAATATTAAAGGTGCTTTAGTATTAATATTAAGGTTTATACGTCAACGAGCCAGCTTTAAGTGTATTGAAACTGAGAGTGGTTTTTATCAAGATAATGGTGAAGGCTTATTGCTACTACGTATTAAATTAGCACAAGATGCTCAGTATTTCCCAACGATTAGTGGCAACAGGTTCCGTTACTCTATCCGCTTCATGTTGCCGTGTGAGCAAAATGGCCGTAGGTATTCAAACCAAGCGACTAAATTCGAATTAGCACGTTGTTAA
- the coaE gene encoding dephospho-CoA kinase (Dephospho-CoA kinase (CoaE) performs the final step in coenzyme A biosynthesis.), with amino-acid sequence MSNFIVGLTGGIGSGKTTVTNIFAALGIDIIDADIIARDVVAKGSPALTMIEAHFGSDIIQGDGQLNRAMLREKIFANEVDKHWLNALLHPLIRKQIVTQAQVSLSPYCIIVAPLLIENNLTALVDRVLVVDVKETTQISRTIARDNNSAKQVKAIIKSQVSRKVRQEHADDLLNNDDCLIEDLESAVAQLHQAYLAYAAKKN; translated from the coding sequence ATGTCTAATTTCATTGTGGGTCTTACTGGTGGCATTGGTAGTGGTAAAACGACAGTCACAAATATCTTTGCTGCATTGGGTATCGATATAATAGATGCAGATATTATTGCGCGTGATGTGGTGGCAAAAGGAAGTCCTGCCCTTACTATGATTGAAGCGCATTTTGGCAGTGATATCATTCAAGGTGACGGGCAATTAAATCGCGCAATGCTTCGCGAAAAAATATTTGCCAATGAAGTAGATAAACACTGGCTAAACGCGCTGCTACATCCTTTAATCAGAAAACAAATTGTTACACAAGCACAGGTGTCATTAAGCCCTTATTGTATTATTGTAGCCCCCTTGCTAATTGAAAATAATCTAACTGCATTGGTAGATCGCGTGTTGGTTGTCGATGTAAAAGAGACAACCCAAATTTCACGCACAATAGCACGTGACAATAACTCAGCAAAACAGGTTAAAGCGATTATTAAGAGCCAAGTTAGCCGAAAAGTTAGGCAAGAACATGCTGATGACCTATTAAATAATGATGATTGTTTAATAGAGGACCTAGAAAGTGCTGTAGCTCAATTACATCAAGCTTATTTAGCGTATGCAGCAAAGAAAAATTAA
- the mutT gene encoding 8-oxo-dGTP diphosphatase MutT translates to MLKTIHVAVGVIISTNEQQQTQYFLTKRLADVHQGGKWEFPGGKVEKDESVAQSLSRELKEEINIDVLTCQPLITINHIYHEKNGVDKEVCLEVFIVDNYAGEPSAQEGQGEGWFSLVELQSLDFPEANQDIISALVERNI, encoded by the coding sequence ATGCTTAAAACTATCCATGTTGCCGTTGGGGTGATTATATCAACCAACGAGCAACAACAGACTCAATACTTTCTTACTAAACGCCTTGCTGATGTTCATCAAGGCGGAAAGTGGGAGTTTCCTGGTGGTAAGGTAGAAAAAGATGAAAGTGTTGCACAATCGCTTTCTAGAGAGCTTAAAGAAGAAATAAATATTGATGTGTTAACTTGCCAACCATTAATAACCATTAATCACATTTACCATGAAAAAAATGGTGTTGATAAAGAAGTGTGTTTAGAGGTTTTTATTGTAGACAACTATGCAGGTGAACCAAGTGCACAAGAAGGGCAAGGTGAAGGTTGGTTTTCACTTGTTGAGCTACAGAGTTTAGATTTTCCAGAAGCGAATCAGGATATCATTTCAGCCCTGGTTGAACGTAATATTTAG